One genomic segment of Stigmatopora argus isolate UIUO_Sarg chromosome 1, RoL_Sarg_1.0, whole genome shotgun sequence includes these proteins:
- the LOC144079007 gene encoding membrane-associated guanylate kinase, WW and PDZ domain-containing protein 3-like isoform X5: MSKNTVKKLHWRSKVQEGFVPLGGSSGELGLAIGGGADYGEFPFVTVAPGGGATVGDIILEIGGTPVLGMTLGDVRGVLNSCPHPIRIKTVSPGASLCKDLRLYLSKCFTPTSMDSQLQQLIRENLYLRAVPCTTRQPRDGEISGVDYNFVSIEEFFSLEESGALLESGKFKGNYYGTPRPVHIGPDSPPITYQEHRNLLRNFRTRSKSLSNLEKTVEEDNSEEDSGLSAGSAGAPPTTLPMSHSWGESLAGTGSEAMENGGRGAGRGRASTADAWEMAFGNGDHNFYVDHVTKARQDLRTHNKEIASSPGELPEFTDQPNQLEGFSVHTRLSKGPRGFGFNIVGGSRTREFLQVYSVTPGGPPALHQADILVYINDLCVLGRSHKEVVEMLKTVPMGQSVDVVLRRGYPMLYNPDGCPKHTLDTPQTPPANHQRGPLTYSHVQDATSGGSGPSYSVEPLTNGVVGPPTPTSSEIPMAHPPPSSERMSSNHSNSDGSTRRSSVIGYNSSTLPTRSSCSSLLHHQSSKSSESDLSTSTYPVASSSKVRESSPPGVPAQRPPMPQTCLPPTPPREMAPCGFNGCPANHQVPSQTPLGNAGLALPLGTGSFPPGELVPVALERCEGGGLGFSITAGGPGGQLAVVRRVWDRRQCPSLQPGDAVVKINGADVQNFKFSQVQKILQDHSKQGNVVLLVHRRAPACAPLVTPNLYKPLPSPHGLTSGASNPSASTDLPSPSSRALVGGVPPLCQAGLAMEAPPGGHRPAAAGTPQSQTPNGPPTTGLIQSTSFLDSVPVTLTLEPRDLQGVEESAGGLVRGAVAKETREGKKVEVELSRRPGEGFGFVIASQEINRGAPSQSMMSHRFVTVRRGSPAARSGLIQPGDQLEAVEGRRVASLHHRDLAQILRRAGNTLKLSVTPRAPSEGAEVEIDKHFTKGCRGRAKNESRFYRVDLERGPTGFGFSLRGGSEYNMGLYVLGLMDGGPAQCSNKMQVSDQLVEINGDSTAGMTHSQAVEQIRRGGHRIHLVLKKGNGYVPDYVELSSLSLCMTNSKQGEPCFYVIGRTENSRP; the protein is encoded by the exons ATGTCTAAAAACACGGTGAAGAAGCTGCACTGGCGCTCAAAG GTGCAGGAGGGCTTCGTGCCGTTAGGTGGAAGCTCCGGCGAGCTGGGACTGGCCATCGGGGGCGGCGCCGACTATGGAGAATTCCCCTTTGTGACAGTGGCCCCCGGGGGCGGCGCCACCGTGGGGGACATCATCTTGGAGATAGGCGGCACGCCCGTGCTGGGCATGACGCTGGGAGACGTCCGAGGCGTCCTCAACTCCTGTCCTCATCCGATTAGGATCAAGACCGTCTCACCAG GTGCATCTCTGTGTAAAGACCTCCGCTTATACCTCAGTAAGTGTTTCACACCGACTTCCATGGACAGCCAGCTGCAGCAGCTCATCCGAGAGAACCTTTATCTGCGTGCCGTGCCCT GTACAACCCGGCAGCCTCGCGATGGGGAAATCAGCGGTGTCGACTACAACTTTGTGTCCATCGAGGAGTTCTTCTCCCTGGAGGAGTCGGGGGCGCTGTTGGAAAGCGGAAAGTTCAAAG GCAACTATTATGGGACACCCCGCCCAGTTCACATAGGTCCAGACAGTCCACCAATAACGTACCAGGAGCATCGTAACCTACTGAGGAACTTCAGGACTAGAAGCAAATCACTCAGCAACCTGGAAAAAACTGTAGAAGAAGACAACAGTGAAGAGGACAGTGGCCTGTCTG CAGGGTCAGCCGGAGCCCCGCCCACCACGCTTCCCATGAGCCATTCCTGGGGAGAATCTTTGGCGGGGACCGGCAGCGAGGCAATGGAGAACGGAGGAAGGGGAGCAGGACGAGGACGAGCTTCCACGGCGGACGCGTGGGAGATGGCGTTCGGGAACGGCGACCACAACTTTTACGTTGA TCACGTGACAAAGGCCAGACAGGATCTTCGTACTCACAACAAAGAGATCGCTTCCAGCCCAGGAGAAC TTCCAGAGTTCACAGATCAACCAAATCAGCTGGAAGGCTTTTCGGTACACACTCGTCTCTCCAAAGGCCCGCGAGGCTTCGGTTTCAACATCGTGGGAGGAAGTCGAACGCGGGAGTTCCTGCAGGTGTACAGCGTCACGCCTGGCGGACCGCCCGCCCTCCACCAAG CCGACATCCTGGTGTACATCAATGACCTGTGCGTGCTGGGCCGGTCGCACAAAGAAGTCGTGGAGATGCTTAAAACAGTTCCGATGGGTCAGAGCGTGGACGTGGTTCTGAGGCGAGGGTATCCGATGCTGTACAACCCGGATGGCTGTCCAAAACACACATTAGACACG CCACAGACTCCTCCAGCTAACCACCAGCGTGGACCACTAACCTACAGCCATGTGCAGGATGCCACCAGCGGCGGGTCAG gGCCGTCCTATTCAGTAGAGCCATTAACCAATGGCGTAGTAGGCCCGCCAACTCCCACTTCCTCTGAAATCCCCATGGCCCACCCCCCACCTTCCTCCGAGAGGATGTCATCCAATCATAGCAACTCTGACGGGAGCACTCGGAG GTCCTCTGTGATTGGATACAATAGTAGCACCCTCCCCACCCGCTCCTCGTGCTCCTCCCTCCTCCACCATCAGAGCTCCAAGTCCTCAGAGAGTGACCTGTCTACATCCACCTACCCCGTTGCGTCCTCATCCAAAGTGCGCGAGTCCTCGCCCCCCGGCGTCCCGGCGCAGCGTCCCCCGATGCCGCAGACCTGCCTACCCCCCACGCCGCCCCGGGAGATGGCGCCCTGCGGCTTCAACGGATGCCCAGCCAATCACCAAGTGCCCTCTCAAACCCCCCTAGGAAACGCGGGCTTGGCACTCCCTTTGGGTACAGGGTCCTTCCCCCCCGGCGAGCTGGTGCCGGTAGCCCTGGAGCGCTGCGAGGGCGGCGGTCTGGGTTTCAGCATAACAGCGGGAGGACCGGGGGGTCAGCTGGCCGTAGTAAGGCGGGTCTGGGACCGCAGACAGTGCCCCTCCCTACAGCCGGGGGACGCTGTGGTCAAGATCAACGGTGCTGACGTGCAGAACTTCAAATTCT CTCAGGTCCAGAAGATTCTGCAGGATCACTCAAAACAGGGGAATGTGGTTCTGCTTGTGCACAGGCGAG CTCCCGCCTGCGCACCTTTGGTCACGCCTAATTTATACAAGCCCCTCCCCTCTCCTCATGGTCTCACAAGCGGGGCGTCCAACCCTTCCGCTTCTACCGATTTGCCTTCCCCGTCCTCGCGTGCCTTGGTGGGAGGCGTTCCCCCACTCTGTCAGGCTGGTTTGGCGATGGAGGCCCCACCGGGGGGGCACCGTCCAGCAGCAG caGGGACCCCTCAAAGCCAAACTCCCAATGGGCCCCCCACCACGGGCCTCATCCAAAGCACCAGCTTCCTAGACTCGGTTCCTGTCACCTTGACCTTGGAGCCGCGTGACCTGCAGGGTGTGGAGGAGAGCGCCGGGGGGCTAGTCAGGGGGGCCGTCGCCAAGGAAACCAGGGAGGGGAAGAAGGTAGAGGTGGAGCTGTCGAGGCGGCCCGGCGAAGGCTTCGGATTTGTCATCGCATCCCAAGAGATCAACCGTGGAG CTCCGTCCCAATCCATGATGTCCCATCGCTTTGTGACGGTGCGGCGTGGCAGTCCGGCGGCCCGCAGCGGCCTCATCCAGCCCGGAGACCAGTTGGAGGCCGTGGAGGGACGGCGGGTGGCGTCCCTGCACCACCGAGACCTGGCCCAGATCCTGCGAAGGGCGGGCAACACGCTTAAGCTGAGCGTGACGCCGCGAGCGC CGTCAGAAGGAGCTGAGGTGGAAATCGACAAGCACTTCACCAAGGGATGCAGAGGGAGAGCTAAG AATGAGTCCAGGTTCTACAGAGTGGATCTGGAGCGAGGCCCAACAGGTTTCGGTTTCTCCCTGAGAGGAGGCAGCGAGTACAATATGGGACTCTATGTGCTAGGACTGATGGATGGCGGACCAGCGCAGTGCAGCAACAAAATGCAG GTTTCGGATCAGCTGGTGGAGATAAATGGGGACAGCACAGCGGGAATGACGCACAGTCAGGCCGTGGAGCAGATCCGAAGAGGAGGCCATCGGATCCACCTGGTCCTGAAGAAAGGAAACGGCTACGTCCCCGATTACG TGGAGCTGTCCAGCCTGTCTCTGTGCATGACAAACTCCAAGCAGGGCGAGCCGTGCTTCTACGTCATCGGACGCACGGAAAACTCGCG gcccTGA
- the LOC144079007 gene encoding membrane-associated guanylate kinase, WW and PDZ domain-containing protein 3-like isoform X2, whose protein sequence is MSKNTVKKLHWRSKVQEGFVPLGGSSGELGLAIGGGADYGEFPFVTVAPGGGATVGDIILEIGGTPVLGMTLGDVRGVLNSCPHPIRIKTVSPGASLCKDLRLYLSKCFTPTSMDSQLQQLIRENLYLRAVPCTTRQPRDGEISGVDYNFVSIEEFFSLEESGALLESGKFKGNYYGTPRPVHIGPDSPPITYQEHRNLLRNFRTRSKSLSNLEKTVEEDNSEEDSGLSGSAGAPPTTLPMSHSWGESLAGTGSEAMENGGRGAGRGRASTADAWEMAFGNGDHNFYVDHVTKARQDLRTHNKEIASSPGELPEFTDQPNQLEGFSVHTRLSKGPRGFGFNIVGGSRTREFLQVYSVTPGGPPALHQADILVYINDLCVLGRSHKEVVEMLKTVPMGQSVDVVLRRGYPMLYNPDGCPKHTLDTPQTPPANHQRGPLTYSHVQDATSGGSGPSYSVEPLTNGVVGPPTPTSSEIPMAHPPPSSERMSSNHSNSDGSTRRSSVIGYNSSTLPTRSSCSSLLHHQSSKSSESDLSTSTYPVASSSKVRESSPPGVPAQRPPMPQTCLPPTPPREMAPCGFNGCPANHQVPSQTPLGNAGLALPLGTGSFPPGELVPVALERCEGGGLGFSITAGGPGGQLAVVRRVWDRRQCPSLQPGDAVVKINGADVQNFKFSQVQKILQDHSKQGNVVLLVHRRAPACAPLVTPNLYKPLPSPHGLTSGASNPSASTDLPSPSSRALVGGVPPLCQAGLAMEAPPGGHRPAAAGTPQSQTPNGPPTTGLIQSTSFLDSVPVTLTLEPRDLQGVEESAGGLVRGAVAKETREGKKVEVELSRRPGEGFGFVIASQEINRGAPSQSMMSHRFVTVRRGSPAARSGLIQPGDQLEAVEGRRVASLHHRDLAQILRRAGNTLKLSVTPRAPSEGAEVEIDKHFTKGCRGRAKNESRFYRVDLERGPTGFGFSLRGGSEYNMGLYVLGLMDGGPAQCSNKMQVSDQLVEINGDSTAGMTHSQAVEQIRRGGHRIHLVLKKGNGYVPDYGPEVESSSSSSLTEEQEVPAVIVMAGSRSPQSRKGAKGAKPRQTQGRRGAVGPPGLDLDLVEEEARRRRKEREEEKGKRRREQESRMREEQMERGEEEEDSQQAAFSFLMPRDERQSDSQSENSQSGASVASDWRRPGARQEEVRGLPWLEPSPQKLTQVLIGSRLSERSLLGGLAL, encoded by the exons ATGTCTAAAAACACGGTGAAGAAGCTGCACTGGCGCTCAAAG GTGCAGGAGGGCTTCGTGCCGTTAGGTGGAAGCTCCGGCGAGCTGGGACTGGCCATCGGGGGCGGCGCCGACTATGGAGAATTCCCCTTTGTGACAGTGGCCCCCGGGGGCGGCGCCACCGTGGGGGACATCATCTTGGAGATAGGCGGCACGCCCGTGCTGGGCATGACGCTGGGAGACGTCCGAGGCGTCCTCAACTCCTGTCCTCATCCGATTAGGATCAAGACCGTCTCACCAG GTGCATCTCTGTGTAAAGACCTCCGCTTATACCTCAGTAAGTGTTTCACACCGACTTCCATGGACAGCCAGCTGCAGCAGCTCATCCGAGAGAACCTTTATCTGCGTGCCGTGCCCT GTACAACCCGGCAGCCTCGCGATGGGGAAATCAGCGGTGTCGACTACAACTTTGTGTCCATCGAGGAGTTCTTCTCCCTGGAGGAGTCGGGGGCGCTGTTGGAAAGCGGAAAGTTCAAAG GCAACTATTATGGGACACCCCGCCCAGTTCACATAGGTCCAGACAGTCCACCAATAACGTACCAGGAGCATCGTAACCTACTGAGGAACTTCAGGACTAGAAGCAAATCACTCAGCAACCTGGAAAAAACTGTAGAAGAAGACAACAGTGAAGAGGACAGTGGCCTGTCTG GGTCAGCCGGAGCCCCGCCCACCACGCTTCCCATGAGCCATTCCTGGGGAGAATCTTTGGCGGGGACCGGCAGCGAGGCAATGGAGAACGGAGGAAGGGGAGCAGGACGAGGACGAGCTTCCACGGCGGACGCGTGGGAGATGGCGTTCGGGAACGGCGACCACAACTTTTACGTTGA TCACGTGACAAAGGCCAGACAGGATCTTCGTACTCACAACAAAGAGATCGCTTCCAGCCCAGGAGAAC TTCCAGAGTTCACAGATCAACCAAATCAGCTGGAAGGCTTTTCGGTACACACTCGTCTCTCCAAAGGCCCGCGAGGCTTCGGTTTCAACATCGTGGGAGGAAGTCGAACGCGGGAGTTCCTGCAGGTGTACAGCGTCACGCCTGGCGGACCGCCCGCCCTCCACCAAG CCGACATCCTGGTGTACATCAATGACCTGTGCGTGCTGGGCCGGTCGCACAAAGAAGTCGTGGAGATGCTTAAAACAGTTCCGATGGGTCAGAGCGTGGACGTGGTTCTGAGGCGAGGGTATCCGATGCTGTACAACCCGGATGGCTGTCCAAAACACACATTAGACACG CCACAGACTCCTCCAGCTAACCACCAGCGTGGACCACTAACCTACAGCCATGTGCAGGATGCCACCAGCGGCGGGTCAG gGCCGTCCTATTCAGTAGAGCCATTAACCAATGGCGTAGTAGGCCCGCCAACTCCCACTTCCTCTGAAATCCCCATGGCCCACCCCCCACCTTCCTCCGAGAGGATGTCATCCAATCATAGCAACTCTGACGGGAGCACTCGGAG GTCCTCTGTGATTGGATACAATAGTAGCACCCTCCCCACCCGCTCCTCGTGCTCCTCCCTCCTCCACCATCAGAGCTCCAAGTCCTCAGAGAGTGACCTGTCTACATCCACCTACCCCGTTGCGTCCTCATCCAAAGTGCGCGAGTCCTCGCCCCCCGGCGTCCCGGCGCAGCGTCCCCCGATGCCGCAGACCTGCCTACCCCCCACGCCGCCCCGGGAGATGGCGCCCTGCGGCTTCAACGGATGCCCAGCCAATCACCAAGTGCCCTCTCAAACCCCCCTAGGAAACGCGGGCTTGGCACTCCCTTTGGGTACAGGGTCCTTCCCCCCCGGCGAGCTGGTGCCGGTAGCCCTGGAGCGCTGCGAGGGCGGCGGTCTGGGTTTCAGCATAACAGCGGGAGGACCGGGGGGTCAGCTGGCCGTAGTAAGGCGGGTCTGGGACCGCAGACAGTGCCCCTCCCTACAGCCGGGGGACGCTGTGGTCAAGATCAACGGTGCTGACGTGCAGAACTTCAAATTCT CTCAGGTCCAGAAGATTCTGCAGGATCACTCAAAACAGGGGAATGTGGTTCTGCTTGTGCACAGGCGAG CTCCCGCCTGCGCACCTTTGGTCACGCCTAATTTATACAAGCCCCTCCCCTCTCCTCATGGTCTCACAAGCGGGGCGTCCAACCCTTCCGCTTCTACCGATTTGCCTTCCCCGTCCTCGCGTGCCTTGGTGGGAGGCGTTCCCCCACTCTGTCAGGCTGGTTTGGCGATGGAGGCCCCACCGGGGGGGCACCGTCCAGCAGCAG caGGGACCCCTCAAAGCCAAACTCCCAATGGGCCCCCCACCACGGGCCTCATCCAAAGCACCAGCTTCCTAGACTCGGTTCCTGTCACCTTGACCTTGGAGCCGCGTGACCTGCAGGGTGTGGAGGAGAGCGCCGGGGGGCTAGTCAGGGGGGCCGTCGCCAAGGAAACCAGGGAGGGGAAGAAGGTAGAGGTGGAGCTGTCGAGGCGGCCCGGCGAAGGCTTCGGATTTGTCATCGCATCCCAAGAGATCAACCGTGGAG CTCCGTCCCAATCCATGATGTCCCATCGCTTTGTGACGGTGCGGCGTGGCAGTCCGGCGGCCCGCAGCGGCCTCATCCAGCCCGGAGACCAGTTGGAGGCCGTGGAGGGACGGCGGGTGGCGTCCCTGCACCACCGAGACCTGGCCCAGATCCTGCGAAGGGCGGGCAACACGCTTAAGCTGAGCGTGACGCCGCGAGCGC CGTCAGAAGGAGCTGAGGTGGAAATCGACAAGCACTTCACCAAGGGATGCAGAGGGAGAGCTAAG AATGAGTCCAGGTTCTACAGAGTGGATCTGGAGCGAGGCCCAACAGGTTTCGGTTTCTCCCTGAGAGGAGGCAGCGAGTACAATATGGGACTCTATGTGCTAGGACTGATGGATGGCGGACCAGCGCAGTGCAGCAACAAAATGCAG GTTTCGGATCAGCTGGTGGAGATAAATGGGGACAGCACAGCGGGAATGACGCACAGTCAGGCCGTGGAGCAGATCCGAAGAGGAGGCCATCGGATCCACCTGGTCCTGAAGAAAGGAAACGGCTACGTCCCCGATTACG gcccTGAGGTAGaatcctcctcgtcctcctcacTTACGGAGGAGCAGGAGGTGCCTGCGGTCATCGTGATGGCCGGCTCCCGCAGCCCCCAAAGTAGAAAAGGAGCAAAGGGAGCCAAACCGAGACAGACCCAAGGAAGACGAGGAGCAGTCGGGCCTCCTGGTTTGGACCTGGACCTCGTGGAGGAGGAAGCAAGGAGACGAAGGAAAGAGCGAGAAGAGGAGAAAGGTAAAAGGAGGAGGGAGCAAGAGAGCAGGATGAGAGAGGAGCAAATGGAGagaggggaggaggaggaggattccCAGCAAGCGGCGTTCTCCTTCCTGATGCCGCGTGATGAGCGGCAGTCCGACAGCCAATCTGAAAACAGCCAGTCGGGCGCCAGCGTGGCTTCCGATTGGAGAAGACCCGGCGCAAGACAGGAAGAGGTGCGGGGCCTGCCCTGGCTAGAGCCCAGCCCGCAGAAACTGACGCAAGTTCTGATTGGCAGTCGCCTTAGTGAGCGGAGCCTATTGGGTGGCCTTGCACTCTGA